Proteins from a single region of Isachenkonia alkalipeptolytica:
- a CDS encoding RidA family protein, with protein sequence MKKLINTKNAPAAIGAYSQGVEMNGMLFISGQIPFEAETMELVSEDVQEQTHQSLENLTAILEEAGYSLSDVVKTTVFIKDMNEFALINEVYGEFFKDDKPARACVEVARLPKDVKVEIDAIACK encoded by the coding sequence ATGAAAAAACTAATTAACACGAAAAATGCTCCTGCGGCAATCGGAGCCTATTCCCAGGGAGTAGAGATGAATGGAATGCTGTTCATCTCCGGACAAATTCCTTTTGAGGCGGAAACCATGGAACTTGTCTCCGAAGATGTACAGGAACAGACCCATCAGTCACTTGAAAATCTTACAGCAATTTTAGAAGAAGCAGGATACAGTCTTAGTGATGTGGTGAAAACTACGGTTTTCATTAAGGATATGAATGAATTTGCTTTGATTAATGAAGTTTACGGAGAATTTTTCAAAGATGATAAGCCCGCTAGAGCTTGTGTAGAGGTGGCACGACTTCCTAAGGATGTTAAGGTGGAAATTGACGCCATTGCATGCAAATAA
- the nadD gene encoding nicotinate-nucleotide adenylyltransferase, with amino-acid sequence MKKVGVIGGSFDPIHFGHLRIAQIALEEHHLEEILFIPSGNPPHKKTKDLSPAIDRLNMVKLAVDDNQNFTACDYEIYESGITYTILTIKELQKQYPKGTVFSFILGADAFLDMDSWRDLEEFLSIVELIVLSRSYYKTSKVEEKIKHYQEQYPCNIQTIYAKTLNISATSLRKLVKSGKSLRYLVPSEVDKYIYTRGLYK; translated from the coding sequence ATGAAGAAAGTCGGCGTCATCGGAGGGAGCTTTGATCCTATACATTTTGGTCATTTGCGCATTGCACAAATTGCCCTGGAGGAACATCATTTGGAAGAGATTTTATTTATTCCCTCCGGCAATCCCCCCCACAAAAAAACGAAGGATTTATCCCCTGCAATAGATCGTCTAAATATGGTGAAACTTGCCGTGGACGATAATCAAAACTTCACTGCGTGCGACTATGAGATTTATGAATCGGGGATTACGTATACGATTTTGACGATAAAAGAGTTGCAAAAACAATACCCTAAAGGTACGGTTTTTTCCTTCATTCTTGGTGCGGATGCTTTTCTGGATATGGACAGTTGGCGGGATTTAGAGGAGTTTTTATCCATAGTAGAATTAATTGTACTATCCAGAAGCTATTACAAGACCAGTAAAGTAGAGGAAAAGATTAAGCACTATCAGGAGCAATATCCTTGCAATATACAAACAATTTATGCCAAGACCTTAAATATTTCAGCCACCTCCCTTCGAAAGTTAGTTAAAAGTGGGAAAAGTCTTCGGTATTTAGTTCCCAGTGAAGTCGATAAATACATTTACACTCGGGGGCTCTATAAGTAA
- the yqeK gene encoding bis(5'-nucleosyl)-tetraphosphatase (symmetrical) YqeK, which translates to MRQDDHMIERIKSRLKKRQPYGRYQHTLGVVKAACDLAEHYGISVDKARLAALLHDYAKDLTEHELKKYIEVHKLEVDQSLYETYELLHGVVGAHMAKTEFGIHDEEILQAIRYHTTGRLHMEPLEKIIYLSDFIEENRNYPGVEALRKLAYEDLDKGLLQGFNNTIRFLLATDKVIHCNTVKARNQRLKDLAKK; encoded by the coding sequence TTGAGACAAGATGATCATATGATTGAAAGAATAAAAAGCCGCCTAAAGAAGCGGCAACCCTACGGAAGATATCAACATACCCTTGGAGTAGTGAAAGCTGCTTGCGATTTGGCTGAGCATTACGGCATATCAGTGGATAAAGCACGATTGGCGGCCTTGCTTCACGATTATGCAAAAGATTTAACAGAGCATGAGCTAAAAAAATATATTGAAGTTCATAAGTTGGAAGTGGATCAAAGTTTATATGAGACCTATGAGCTCCTTCACGGGGTAGTGGGAGCCCATATGGCAAAGACGGAATTTGGAATTCACGATGAAGAAATACTACAAGCTATAAGATATCATACCACAGGAAGGCTCCATATGGAGCCGCTTGAAAAAATCATATATTTATCAGATTTTATTGAAGAAAACCGGAACTATCCCGGGGTAGAGGCACTGAGAAAGCTGGCTTATGAAGATTTAGATAAAGGGTTATTACAAGGATTTAACAACACAATTAGATTTTTACTTGCTACGGACAAAGTCATACACTGCAATACTGTTAAAGCAAGAAATCAACGATTAAAAGATTTGGCTAAAAAGTAA
- a CDS encoding helix-hairpin-helix domain-containing protein, protein MTFTKEQKVVVILLVLMILAIVSILSYRKEQNHQNHRHVLINEEDEVFSDPPVVKGIENEDKSEYDNKTEKIAIHIEGAVKNPGLYYLQDNSRYDDAVKIAGGLLEGADRSKVNLAKKIYDEAFIYIPLIGEVWEPGMESFSENNQEIQEGHSGEALVNINTATQEELMKLSGIGEVYAQRIIDYRTTNGAFQSIEDIKKVSGIGNITFENMKEQITK, encoded by the coding sequence ATGACTTTTACAAAGGAACAGAAAGTTGTTGTCATTTTGCTGGTTTTGATGATTTTAGCAATTGTTTCAATCTTAAGTTATAGAAAGGAACAAAATCACCAGAACCACAGGCATGTACTGATTAATGAAGAGGATGAAGTTTTTTCGGATCCACCGGTGGTTAAAGGGATAGAAAATGAGGATAAGTCCGAGTATGACAATAAAACGGAAAAGATAGCAATACATATTGAAGGCGCTGTAAAAAATCCCGGATTATACTATTTACAGGATAACAGTCGTTACGATGATGCAGTTAAAATAGCTGGAGGTCTATTGGAAGGAGCCGATCGCAGCAAAGTCAATTTAGCTAAAAAAATCTATGATGAAGCTTTTATTTATATTCCGTTGATTGGTGAGGTGTGGGAGCCTGGAATGGAATCTTTCTCAGAGAATAACCAAGAAATTCAAGAAGGTCATTCTGGGGAAGCCTTAGTAAATATCAATACCGCAACTCAGGAAGAGTTAATGAAGCTATCCGGTATAGGTGAGGTTTATGCTCAGAGAATAATAGATTATCGTACAACTAATGGTGCTTTTCAGTCTATTGAAGATATAAAAAAAGTCTCCGGAATCGGAAATATAACCTTTGAAAATATGAAAGAACAAATAACAAAGTAA
- the rsfS gene encoding ribosome silencing factor: protein MAESPKKLVKRILEVIDDKIGEDTSVIDLESVSTIADYFVLTNGESLRQTKVLADEIIEQLEEDGIFLRNKEGYQTGKWILLDYGDIVVHIFEKETREFYDLEKIWQDAKIISVTEGKPDTPL from the coding sequence ATGGCTGAAAGTCCTAAAAAACTAGTCAAAAGAATTTTAGAAGTGATTGATGATAAAATAGGAGAAGATACGTCCGTGATTGATTTAGAATCCGTATCTACGATAGCGGATTATTTTGTATTAACGAATGGAGAATCCCTGCGTCAAACGAAGGTGCTTGCCGATGAAATTATAGAACAACTAGAGGAAGATGGGATATTCCTTCGAAATAAAGAAGGGTATCAGACCGGGAAATGGATTTTATTGGATTATGGAGATATTGTCGTTCATATTTTTGAAAAAGAAACTCGAGAATTCTATGATCTTGAAAAAATATGGCAAGATGCAAAAATTATTTCTGTAACCGAGGGAAAGCCTGATACCCCCTTGTAA
- the sdaAB gene encoding L-serine ammonia-lyase, iron-sulfur-dependent subunit beta produces the protein MSELSMFDVLGPNMIGPSSSHTAGACRIGKVGNKMCKGDISHVRFLLHGSFSQTYKGHGTDRALVGGILGFDPDDERIVESFAIAKALGIKFEFLKADLGDVHSNTVKIEIQKSSGEIVEVMGSSIGGGNIVITRINGLDLEFTGEYFTLVVPHMDRPGIVTKVTAALAKHEINIAFMKVYRHNRGKEAFMIIESDNVVDQLTMDEIRSLDGVVNTYSINLK, from the coding sequence GTGAGTGAATTAAGTATGTTTGATGTACTAGGGCCTAATATGATCGGACCTTCCAGCTCTCACACAGCCGGAGCTTGTCGGATTGGTAAAGTGGGCAACAAAATGTGTAAAGGAGATATTTCCCATGTTCGATTCTTGCTTCATGGTTCCTTCAGTCAAACTTATAAAGGGCACGGAACGGATCGTGCATTGGTTGGGGGTATTTTAGGTTTTGACCCCGATGATGAACGAATTGTAGAATCCTTTGCCATCGCTAAAGCTTTAGGGATTAAGTTTGAGTTTCTTAAAGCGGATTTGGGGGATGTACACAGTAATACGGTGAAAATAGAAATTCAAAAGAGTAGTGGTGAAATAGTGGAAGTCATGGGCTCTTCCATAGGAGGCGGCAATATCGTTATAACAAGAATCAACGGATTGGATCTCGAATTCACCGGAGAGTATTTTACTTTAGTGGTTCCTCATATGGACCGACCGGGAATTGTAACGAAGGTAACGGCAGCCCTTGCAAAACATGAAATCAACATTGCTTTTATGAAGGTCTACCGTCACAATCGTGGGAAAGAAGCTTTTATGATTATCGAATCCGATAATGTGGTGGATCAGCTAACCATGGATGAAATAAGAAGCCTGGACGGAGTAGTTAACACCTATAGTATCAACTTAAAATAA
- a CDS encoding helix-turn-helix transcriptional regulator, translating into MKNVHPVLVRMIPLIEGIGKTFGKNCEVVLHEIKNSNKSIIAIYNGHVTGRSVGSPMLDVGIQAIRRGKKADNILNYKNKSSDGKVLKSSTMFIRDENDEIIGCLCININVSEFIVAQKSLEELVKTDIEGETKLGDFENNNVNDILVNIVSDTLEAFGRPVAYMNKDEKVKIVKKLDDQGAFLIKGAIDYVAKILCVSRYTIYNYLDEIRING; encoded by the coding sequence ATGAAAAATGTCCACCCAGTCTTAGTAAGAATGATTCCTTTAATTGAAGGAATCGGTAAAACCTTTGGCAAGAACTGTGAAGTGGTGCTTCATGAAATTAAAAACTCTAACAAATCTATTATAGCTATTTATAATGGTCACGTAACCGGGCGAAGTGTGGGAAGCCCGATGTTAGACGTAGGCATTCAAGCGATCCGAAGAGGTAAAAAGGCGGACAATATTTTAAATTATAAAAATAAAAGCTCCGACGGCAAAGTATTAAAGTCCTCTACGATGTTTATTAGGGATGAGAATGACGAAATTATCGGGTGTCTATGTATTAATATCAACGTTTCGGAGTTCATTGTTGCTCAAAAGTCACTGGAAGAACTGGTTAAAACCGATATAGAAGGCGAAACAAAGCTTGGAGACTTTGAAAATAACAATGTGAATGATATTCTTGTAAATATAGTTTCCGATACCCTGGAAGCCTTTGGGCGGCCGGTAGCTTATATGAATAAAGATGAAAAAGTCAAAATAGTTAAAAAACTTGATGATCAAGGAGCCTTTTTAATAAAAGGAGCGATTGATTATGTAGCTAAAATTTTATGTGTATCTAGATATACAATATATAATTATCTAGATGAAATTAGAATAAATGGATAA
- a CDS encoding M23 family metallopeptidase, producing the protein MKSKKIFILGSSFLLAILMGAFYFFVYDNMTVQSLTFIEIEYKAENMYVENEIVEIDPKKYQLSQEEARILLQNLETKEVNKIEDYDFSQIEELEKQKDTAVEPFVLRLINRFGREEDYEIYLTTEKKAYLIINDTLYRVQDHEFFFSHEGFDPYYQTNYLPDIQLDENLVFREKTSAINWKVQRYDGSWLENNSEKTDFFSDANGSYFFDLQNEKEQPKINYKKEPDEIMYTLLNLETNEKTEIEKGSDLEHHLLPIPKTNGNYRYQLQSIWEQGTSSRAEISFELKINLPITFDISERIIEQDDIIEIKADRAATPDDIRVKGELGDDLQWHRDDQKLRTIIATNYHTKPGNYSLELVDVNSDKKHSYDIEIHPRDYKTQHLSINPSVEDRTRNQEAYQEREEYFDPIWESSSDNKYYEDTFVLPTEGRLTTEFGEKRFVNEERTSYRHNGIDIAALQGTDILATNYGEVVFTKGMILMGNTIVIDHGHGILSTYMHLDEIHVEEGEMVAKEELIGTVGSTGFSTGPHLHFTVSYYDKPLEPGYFIIGKPFTKEYHYHLHR; encoded by the coding sequence ATGAAGAGTAAGAAAATATTTATTCTCGGCAGCAGTTTTCTGCTGGCGATACTTATGGGCGCTTTCTACTTTTTCGTATACGATAACATGACAGTACAATCCTTAACTTTTATAGAAATTGAATATAAGGCTGAAAATATGTATGTAGAAAATGAAATCGTGGAGATAGATCCGAAAAAATACCAATTATCCCAGGAAGAGGCGAGGATTTTACTTCAAAACCTTGAGACCAAAGAAGTAAATAAAATTGAAGATTATGATTTTTCCCAGATAGAGGAGTTGGAAAAACAGAAGGATACTGCTGTAGAACCTTTTGTTTTGCGATTAATCAATAGATTTGGTAGAGAAGAAGACTATGAAATATATTTAACAACGGAAAAGAAGGCATACTTGATAATAAATGATACCTTATACCGTGTACAGGACCATGAATTTTTCTTTTCCCACGAGGGTTTTGATCCATACTATCAAACAAATTACCTTCCGGATATTCAACTAGATGAAAATTTGGTTTTCCGTGAAAAAACTTCAGCTATTAATTGGAAAGTCCAGCGGTATGATGGGAGTTGGTTGGAGAACAACTCAGAGAAGACTGATTTTTTTTCGGATGCAAACGGATCTTATTTCTTTGATCTCCAAAATGAAAAGGAACAACCCAAGATAAATTATAAAAAAGAACCTGATGAAATTATGTATACCCTTCTCAACTTGGAAACAAATGAAAAAACAGAAATCGAGAAGGGAAGTGATCTAGAACATCATTTACTGCCGATTCCCAAAACAAATGGAAATTATCGATATCAATTACAAAGTATATGGGAGCAGGGAACATCATCAAGAGCGGAAATTTCTTTTGAACTTAAAATCAACCTCCCGATCACATTCGATATTAGCGAGAGGATCATAGAACAGGATGACATTATTGAAATTAAAGCGGATCGAGCAGCTACCCCCGATGATATTCGCGTTAAAGGAGAGTTAGGCGATGATCTGCAATGGCACAGGGATGATCAGAAGCTTAGAACGATCATTGCAACCAACTATCACACGAAACCCGGAAACTATTCATTGGAATTGGTGGATGTCAATAGTGATAAGAAACATTCCTATGATATAGAAATTCACCCTCGTGATTATAAAACCCAGCATTTATCCATCAATCCATCGGTAGAAGATCGCACAAGAAATCAAGAAGCTTATCAGGAAAGGGAGGAGTACTTTGATCCCATATGGGAAAGCAGCAGTGATAATAAATACTATGAAGACACTTTTGTTTTGCCTACGGAAGGGCGACTTACAACTGAGTTTGGGGAGAAAAGATTTGTTAATGAGGAGCGTACTTCCTATAGGCATAATGGCATTGATATAGCCGCGCTTCAGGGAACGGATATTCTTGCGACAAATTATGGCGAAGTAGTATTTACAAAGGGAATGATTTTAATGGGAAACACCATAGTGATCGACCATGGCCATGGAATCCTTAGCACCTATATGCATTTAGATGAAATCCATGTGGAAGAAGGAGAAATGGTAGCGAAGGAAGAGCTAATAGGAACCGTTGGGTCCACCGGATTTTCAACAGGACCCCATTTACACTTTACGGTATCCTATTATGATAAACCCCTAGAACCCGGTTACTTTATTATTGGAAAACCTTTTACGAAAGAATACCATTACCACCTACATCGATGA
- the yhbY gene encoding ribosome assembly RNA-binding protein YhbY has product MLKGKQRSYLKKLAHDIDSIFQIGKAGINENFIEQLKNALEARELVKITVLDNSDLDTKEAASEVAEKTEAEFVQAIGKKFVIYKESEENKKIKLPKA; this is encoded by the coding sequence ATGTTAAAAGGAAAACAACGCAGCTATCTAAAAAAATTAGCCCATGATATAGATTCGATTTTTCAAATCGGAAAAGCAGGGATTAATGAAAACTTTATTGAACAACTTAAGAATGCTTTAGAGGCAAGAGAATTAGTAAAGATTACTGTTCTGGACAATTCGGATCTGGACACAAAAGAAGCAGCTTCAGAAGTAGCTGAAAAAACTGAAGCGGAGTTTGTTCAGGCCATAGGGAAAAAGTTTGTGATTTATAAGGAATCAGAGGAGAATAAAAAAATAAAGCTTCCGAAAGCCTAG
- the sdaAA gene encoding L-serine ammonia-lyase, iron-sulfur-dependent, subunit alpha, whose translation MSFNSGKEIIELCHNENKKIYELMIEREIALLDTTEEEIRAHMAISLEIMKKAIADSITEDITSISGLIGGDAKKVYQNESIKGGSICGPMMKKAIAYSMGVLEVNASMGKIVAAPTAGSSGIIPGTLIALQEEYDLPDTAIINAMISASAIGLVVSKNATVAGAEGGCQAETGTAAAMAAGAIVEMMGGTVEQSFHAASTSLKNILGLVCDPIAGLVEAPCEKRNAIGASNALISSEMALCGVESIIPFDEVVGAMYKIGRALPFELKETALGGLADTETGRRIKKEIQSK comes from the coding sequence TTGAGTTTTAACAGTGGAAAAGAAATTATTGAACTGTGTCATAATGAGAATAAAAAGATATATGAGTTGATGATTGAGCGAGAGATAGCGCTGCTAGATACTACAGAAGAGGAAATACGAGCCCATATGGCCATAAGCCTGGAAATTATGAAAAAGGCGATTGCAGATAGTATTACGGAGGATATAACTTCGATCAGCGGTCTTATCGGTGGCGATGCGAAAAAGGTTTATCAGAATGAAAGCATTAAAGGTGGCTCCATTTGCGGACCTATGATGAAAAAAGCCATTGCCTATTCTATGGGGGTACTTGAAGTTAATGCTTCCATGGGTAAAATTGTTGCCGCTCCAACTGCAGGTTCAAGCGGTATTATTCCCGGGACATTAATCGCATTACAAGAGGAGTATGATTTACCGGATACAGCTATCATCAATGCAATGATAAGCGCCAGCGCAATTGGACTGGTGGTCAGTAAAAATGCAACGGTGGCAGGGGCTGAAGGTGGATGTCAAGCTGAGACGGGAACAGCAGCAGCTATGGCAGCAGGAGCTATTGTAGAGATGATGGGCGGAACGGTTGAGCAGTCTTTCCATGCAGCATCCACCAGTCTAAAAAATATTTTAGGTTTGGTTTGTGATCCCATTGCAGGCCTTGTGGAGGCCCCTTGTGAGAAACGGAATGCTATCGGTGCTTCTAATGCACTAATCTCTTCAGAAATGGCTCTGTGTGGCGTGGAAAGTATAATACCCTTTGATGAAGTGGTGGGGGCAATGTATAAAATCGGAAGAGCTCTTCCCTTTGAATTAAAAGAAACTGCTTTAGGAGGGTTGGCGGATACGGAAACCGGCCGGCGAATTAAAAAAGAGATTCAAAGCAAGTAA
- the selB gene encoding selenocysteine-specific translation elongation factor yields MENIIIGTAGHIDHGKTTLIKALTNKETDRLKEEKKRGISIELGFSYFDLPSQKRAGIIDVPGHEKFVKHMLAGVGGMDIVMFVVAADEGVMPQTIEHLDILSLLDVEVGVIVITKKSMVEEDFLELVKEDIKEAVEGTFLEKSKILAVDSLSQEGIPELIEEIDQLAFSIEKDKDQRAVRLPIDRVFSIKGFGTVVTGTLLEGHVRPEDTLELLPQHQEVRVRNVQTYGQEAKEAFSGQRVALNISQVKKEDISRGNVLVEKGSMDTTMMIDGKLTVLKNYQRLIENRTRVKVYNDSNETVGRIILLDKEEAGAEDQVYVQLRLEEKIAIKKKDKIIVRLYSPMETIGGLLVIDPYPDKRKRFDNDVLEELKLKESGDFDFILEKMIEKHSSSIPNVDFLTVNLSEEKQRVINGLKKLIEENKILPLGKFGYIHRNFYERLKTDTLKKLKEFHQQEPLQPGMLKEELKNKLEQSYRTKLTDDLYRFFEKEGLISIREQYLTLKDFEVSLDGEQKRIKELILDKLNREPFNPLKKSDIEAELKKEYKESTVQQVFQLLISRELIKVQEDIYLTKINYEKAKAMLIEFLQAQGSISIADFRDMLGSNRKIAVALLEKYDAEGVTLRSGDQRILQK; encoded by the coding sequence TTGGAAAACATTATCATTGGAACAGCCGGTCATATAGATCACGGTAAAACAACCTTAATAAAAGCCCTAACCAATAAAGAGACTGACCGGTTAAAGGAAGAAAAGAAAAGGGGTATTTCTATAGAATTAGGTTTCAGTTATTTCGACTTGCCTAGTCAAAAGCGTGCAGGAATTATTGATGTACCAGGACACGAGAAGTTTGTAAAACATATGTTGGCCGGGGTTGGGGGGATGGACATAGTTATGTTTGTTGTGGCCGCTGATGAAGGCGTTATGCCACAAACCATTGAGCATTTAGATATTTTGTCTCTCCTTGATGTGGAAGTCGGAGTGATCGTTATTACAAAAAAGTCCATGGTTGAAGAAGATTTTTTGGAACTGGTAAAAGAGGATATAAAAGAAGCGGTTGAAGGAACCTTTCTTGAAAAGTCCAAGATTTTGGCAGTGGATTCTCTTAGTCAAGAGGGGATTCCGGAATTAATCGAGGAAATTGATCAACTGGCCTTCAGTATAGAAAAAGATAAAGACCAGCGGGCTGTGCGTCTGCCGATTGATCGAGTTTTTTCAATCAAAGGCTTTGGCACCGTTGTCACCGGAACTTTATTGGAAGGACATGTGAGACCCGAGGATACCCTGGAACTTCTTCCTCAACATCAAGAAGTTCGTGTTCGAAACGTCCAAACTTATGGCCAGGAAGCTAAAGAAGCTTTTTCAGGTCAACGGGTGGCTTTGAATATTTCTCAGGTTAAAAAAGAAGATATTAGCAGAGGGAATGTACTTGTTGAAAAAGGTTCGATGGATACCACAATGATGATTGACGGAAAGCTGACGGTATTAAAAAACTACCAACGACTCATTGAAAACCGTACTAGGGTCAAAGTATATAACGACTCCAATGAAACCGTTGGGAGAATAATACTTCTTGATAAGGAAGAGGCAGGAGCGGAGGATCAAGTCTATGTTCAGCTTCGCCTGGAGGAAAAAATAGCTATCAAGAAAAAGGATAAAATAATTGTAAGACTCTACTCGCCGATGGAAACCATTGGTGGTTTATTAGTGATTGACCCCTATCCCGATAAGCGCAAACGCTTTGACAATGATGTTCTTGAGGAGCTTAAACTAAAGGAGTCGGGAGACTTTGATTTTATCCTTGAAAAAATGATTGAAAAACACAGCTCCAGCATCCCGAATGTCGATTTTTTGACAGTGAATCTATCGGAGGAAAAACAAAGGGTTATCAACGGCTTGAAAAAACTAATTGAAGAAAACAAAATTTTACCTTTAGGAAAATTCGGTTATATTCATCGAAACTTTTATGAAAGACTTAAAACCGACACCCTGAAGAAACTAAAAGAGTTCCATCAACAAGAGCCTTTGCAACCGGGAATGTTAAAGGAAGAATTGAAAAACAAACTGGAGCAAAGTTACCGCACAAAGTTGACTGATGACCTCTACCGATTCTTTGAGAAAGAAGGCTTAATTTCTATTAGAGAGCAATATCTTACTTTAAAAGACTTTGAAGTATCCCTTGATGGAGAACAAAAGCGTATCAAGGAGCTGATACTGGATAAGCTCAATCGTGAGCCTTTTAACCCTTTGAAGAAGTCCGATATTGAGGCAGAACTTAAAAAGGAATATAAGGAAAGCACTGTACAGCAAGTTTTTCAGCTTTTAATATCCCGGGAACTTATAAAAGTTCAGGAGGATATTTATCTTACGAAAATCAATTATGAAAAAGCGAAAGCCATGCTGATTGAATTTTTACAAGCTCAGGGCTCTATTTCAATTGCTGATTTCCGAGATATGCTAGGCAGTAACCGTAAAATTGCTGTGGCATTATTAGAAAAGTATGATGCTGAAGGGGTTACTCTCAGATCCGGAGATCAGCGGATCTTACAAAAATAG
- the selA gene encoding L-seryl-tRNA(Sec) selenium transferase has product MNKNQLLREIPSVDRLLQKEETLIFIRKSSVELVTHLLRRIIEEYRKKVLADQKGQMHPLSEEQIITKLEKEMSQFIEMNLKQVINGTGTVLHTNLGRALFSEEMKEEVWKVLSNYSNLELDLSTGKRGSRYSHLVEKIKFITGAEDALVVNNNAAAVLLTLSSIAKGKEVIVSRGELVEIGGAFRIPDVMEQSGATLVDVGTTNKTHLRDYESNVTEETGALLKVHTSNYKIMGFTKEVPLKELVDFGKGKSLPVIEDLGSGVLIDLEKYGLAHEPTVQESVKAGADIITFSGDKLLGGPQAGIIIGKREWIDKMKKNPLTRAFRIDKMTVSSLEMILSYYLREETVVNKIPGLSMITMPYERLVEKAEKLKQIIGKKNEGLFTLSTREDYSQVGGGSLPLEQLKTEVVIIEFHKTPISSVEKALREASIPIIPRVSNDAMILDPRTINERDFDYIATTIQRIVKEKH; this is encoded by the coding sequence ATGAATAAAAATCAATTATTAAGAGAAATTCCTTCAGTAGACCGTTTATTACAAAAAGAAGAAACCCTTATTTTTATTAGAAAATCCTCCGTTGAATTGGTGACTCACCTTTTGCGAAGGATTATTGAAGAGTACCGAAAAAAAGTATTAGCGGATCAGAAAGGGCAAATGCATCCTTTAAGTGAAGAACAGATTATTACTAAATTGGAGAAGGAAATGAGCCAATTTATTGAAATGAACTTAAAACAGGTCATTAATGGTACGGGAACCGTGCTTCACACTAATCTGGGTAGAGCCTTGTTTTCAGAGGAAATGAAAGAGGAGGTTTGGAAAGTCTTATCAAATTATTCAAACTTAGAACTGGATTTATCCACCGGTAAAAGAGGGAGCCGTTACAGTCATCTTGTAGAAAAAATCAAATTCATAACCGGTGCAGAAGATGCTTTAGTGGTCAATAATAATGCGGCAGCTGTATTATTAACACTCAGTAGTATAGCAAAAGGGAAAGAAGTGATTGTTTCCCGTGGAGAATTGGTAGAGATTGGGGGCGCTTTTCGGATTCCCGATGTTATGGAACAAAGTGGTGCAACCTTAGTGGATGTGGGGACAACAAATAAGACTCACCTTAGAGATTATGAATCCAATGTCACAGAAGAAACAGGCGCGCTGTTAAAAGTTCATACCAGCAATTATAAAATTATGGGCTTTACTAAAGAGGTGCCTTTGAAAGAATTGGTGGATTTTGGAAAAGGAAAGAGTCTTCCGGTGATTGAAGACTTGGGAAGTGGTGTGCTGATCGATCTTGAAAAATATGGTCTTGCCCATGAACCCACGGTACAGGAAAGTGTTAAGGCGGGAGCTGATATCATTACTTTTAGCGGAGATAAGCTTTTGGGGGGACCACAAGCCGGAATCATTATCGGAAAGAGGGAATGGATCGATAAAATGAAAAAAAATCCTCTTACCAGAGCTTTTAGAATTGATAAGATGACGGTTTCTTCCTTGGAAATGATTCTATCTTATTATTTGCGGGAGGAAACCGTTGTAAATAAAATTCCCGGTCTTTCCATGATAACGATGCCTTATGAACGTTTAGTAGAAAAAGCGGAGAAATTAAAACAAATAATAGGGAAAAAGAATGAAGGATTATTCACCCTATCCACAAGAGAGGATTATTCTCAGGTCGGGGGAGGATCCTTACCCTTGGAACAATTGAAAACAGAAGTAGTGATCATAGAGTTTCACAAAACCCCGATTTCTTCGGTGGAAAAAGCTTTAAGAGAAGCCTCTATTCCGATCATACCAAGAGTCAGTAATGATGCGATGATTTTAGACCCTCGAACGATTAATGAACGGGACTTTGATTACATTGCAACAACGATCCAACGCATAGTGAAAGAGAAGCATTAA